DNA sequence from the Arthrobacter sp. V1I9 genome:
TGCCGGGCACCGGGTCACAGTCCTGGAAGCCGGCGTGGAGTGGGGCGGCTGCGTGGGCAGCCACGTTGTAGCCGGCCTCACACTGGACAGCGGTGCCGAATCGTTTGCCACCCGGTCCGACGCCGTCGCGGGCCTCGCCAGGGAACTGGGCCTTTCGGACAGGATTGTCGCGCCGCGGCCCGGCGGCGCCTGGGTTCAGCTCCCGGACGGTCCGCGCGAACTTCCCAAGACCGGGGTTCTGGGGATTCCGGCCAACCCCTGGGATCCTGAGGTCCGCCGGTCCCTGGGCCTGCTGGGTTCGCTCCGCGCTTCCCTCGACAGGGTCCTGCCGGCGTCCATCGGCACGGCCGCGGACGTTGTCAGTGTGTCCGCGCTCGTGAGGGCACGGATGGGTCGGCGGGTTTTGGAGCGGCTGGTAGAGCCTGTGGTGGGCGGCGTCCATTCCGCTGATCCGGGACTTCTCGACGTTGACATGGTGGCCCCCGGGCTCCGCGCCGGACTCCGGCAGCATGGTTCCCTGGCCGCCGCCGTGGCCTCCCAACGGCGCAACAGCAGCGGTCCGGCCAAGGCAGGCTCCGCTGTCGCAGGCCTGGAAGGCGGCATGCACACCCTGGTCAGCGCCATGGTGGGCGACCTCCGCGGCCGGGGCGTGACGCTCCTGCCCGGCATGCGGGCAACGTCCGTCTCCCGGACTTCCGAAGGCTGGCGCGTCACCGCCGGGGATAAGGCGTACGACGCCGGGCTGCTGGCGGTGGCAGTGGACGGCCCGGCCGCCGTCGGGCTGCTGGAAAAAGCAGTCCCGGCCATTGCGGGGAAGCAACCGGGCTCCGGGCCGGACGTGCAACTCGTCACCCTGGTCCTGGACAAGCCCGAACTGGACCGCCGTCCCCGCGGCACCGGCATCCTCGTTGCACCGCAAACTGCCGGCATCCAGGCAAAGGCCCTGACCCACGCCACCGGCAAGTGGGATTGGTTGGCAGCCGCCGCGGGTTCCGGACGGCATGTCATCCGGCTCTCCTACGGCCGCGTCGACGGCACCGGCAACCAGCCCGGTGGGCCCGTTACTGATGATGAGCTCCTGGCAGCGTCACTTCGCGATGCATCGGCCCTGCTGGACGTTGGCATCAGCCGGCAGGACGTTGTGGAGTGGGACGTTGTCCGGTGGCGCGGCTCCCTGCCTTTTGCCGCCGTCGGGCACCGTGCCAAGGTGACGGCAATCCGGGAAGCATGCAACGCGGATGGCGATCTCGCCGTGGTGGGTGGCTGGGTGGCCGGGAACGGGCTTGCCGCAGTGGTGTCCGACACGGTGACGCAAATCCGGAATCTTGCCGGCTGAGCATCGTCGCTGGTCAGCCGGACAGCAGCGCAAAACGTTGCTGTTTCAGGCCACCGTTCCCGCTTTTGCTGGTTTTAACATCAGCTGGCCAACTGATTAGTGTCGATGACTATGGTTCACAACAGGTCCGAGCTTTCCATGTCCCGGACCGGTACCAATGGGGGAATCCGACGCGGCGCAGCAGCCGCGGCAATCGGAGCGGTACTGGTTCTAGCTACAGGCGTCCCGGCGTCCCAAGCCACCGAGGGAGCGCCCGACCCCGGTGACCCGGCGGTCCCTGCTGTGGACACTCAATCCCTCCCGGTGGTGGCCCAGCTAAGGGGCCAGGCTACTGCAGCACGCGAGGACGCGCCCGGCCTTAACCGTGACGGGAAGAACGAAAACAAGGCCCCTTCAGGCAAGGGTAAGGATTCCCAGCCTGCCCGGGCCGCCAGCCCTAGCCCGACTGCTGCGCCTTCCGCGTCCGCGGTTCCCTCAGCCCTCCGGCCGGCTGTAAGGGCCACACAGAAGCCGACCCCAACGCCTGCGCCGACTGCCACGGCATCCCCGGTTCCGACCGGGAACGCCCCTGCACCCAGCGCTCCCGTATCCAGCGGTCCAGCATCCAACGCCCCCGTATCCAGCGCTCCGGCAGTTAGCCGCCCAGCGATTTCGGCCCCTGCGGACTCCGCTCCTGCATCCTCGGAGACTGCGCCTGGCGTTGCGCCTTCAGCCCCCGATGCCGTCCCGGAGGCGCCGCGGGCCAAGGCCCCCGGCACCCCTGCTTCCCCGGAAACGTCCGCAGGGTCACGCGGGACGCCGGCAATGCCTGCGTCGCCTGGATCAACCGCGGACGGGGACCTTCCCGTGACGGGGAAGGACCAGTCCGCAGCCGATGCCACGGCAGGTGTACCCAGCGTGCCCGGGACGGCTCCAGTTGGTGGACAGACAGCATACGTGCCGATTTACTCCGTGCGGCAGACCCGGGCAGGGTGGACGCCGTACACCACAGCCATACCTGGGAACTCTGTCCGCAGCAGCGCGACGCTCAAAGCGCAGCCGGAACCGAAAAGTGCCCTGGTGTGGCTTGGTTCCGGGCTGGTAGGGGTTGCCGGTGGCGCCGGACTGGTCTTTCTCCGCCTGCGGAATCCCTAGTCCGGCTGCCGGGCTTCCGGGAGCGCGGGGAAGCTGACGCTGCTGTGACTTTGAGCACTTCTACGCTTTGTAGAACTCGCTGGTTTCGACTTGACGGGGACGAAGGGGCAAACTTGTAACCATGAGCCACACTTCTGCCGAATCTGTCACTAAAACCGAAGAATCAGCCGAGCAGTTTTTCACCCTTTGGACGGTTTTCAAGCGTTCTGAGGCGCTGATCCGCAATGCCAATGCTGCCGCTGATTTCGAGGCCCTGCTGGACCGGCTCGCCCAGGCCGGCGTGACGCACCGCGGCAGCTACGACGTTTCCGCGATGAGGGCGGATGCTGACGTCATGGTGTGGCTCCACGGTCCCAAGCCGGAAGCGCTGCAGCAGGCCATCCGCGATATCCGCCGCAGCAGCCTCTTCGCCGGAACGGAGATCGTCTGGTCCGCCATGGGCGTGCACCGCGAGGCCGAGTTCGCCAAGAACCACACCCCCGCGTACTCCCGGGGCGTCGCACCGGCCGAGTGGCTATGCGTTTACCCGTTCGTCCGCTCCTACGAGTGGTACATCCTGCCGGACGCCGAGCGCGGCAAGATGCTGCGTGACCACGGCCTCCTGGGCCGCGACTTCCCGCAGGTGATCTCCAACACGGTCTCTTCCTTCGCCCTGGGCGACTGGGAGTGGATCCTTGGCCTTGAGGCGCCGGAGCTCGTGGACCTGGTGGACCTCATGCGCCACCTGCGCGCCACGGAAGCACGCAACCACGTCCGCGAGGAAATCCCCTTCTACACCGGACGCCGCATTTCCCCGGCAGAAGTTGCAGAGGTGCTGGCATGAGCCCCCTCGAAGGCCGGGATCCGGCCGAAGTTACCGCGGTGAACCCCGTCACCGAGGCCGGCCGGATGGCTCCGAAGAACTACGACGCCGTCCTCCTCGCCTCCTTCGGCGGGCCTGAGGGCCAGGAGGATGTCATTCCGTTCCTCCGCAACGTCACGCGCGGCCGCGGCATCCCGGACGAACGGCTCGAGGAAGTTTCACACCACTACCGCGCCAACGGCGGCATCAGCCCCATCAACCAGCAGAACCGCGAGCTGAAGGCAGCCCTTGAGGCCGAGCTCGCGGCCAGGGGCATCGATCTTCCCGTGCTGTGGGGCAACCGGAACTGGGCCCCTTACATCCCGGAAACCCTCCAGGACGCGTACGACGCCGGGCACCGCCGCCTGCTCATGATCACCACCAGTGCCTACTCCTGCTACTCCAGCTGCCGCCAGTACCGCGAGGACATCGGCATGGCACTGACGGAAACCGGCCTGGATGGCCGGCTCGAGGTGGACAAGGTGCGCCAGTACTTCGACCACCCCGGCTTCGTGGAGCCCTTCATCGAAGGCACTGCCGCAGGCCTGGCAAAGGTCCGGGAACAGCTCGCAGCCGCAGGCACGCCTGACGCGCCCGTCCAGATCCTGTTCGCCACCCACTCCATCCCCACCCGGGACGCGGATGCGGCAGGCCGGTCCGAGGATGAACCCCGCGAATTCGAAGAGGGCTCGGCGTACGTTGCCCAGCACCTCGCCACCGCATCCGCAGTCATTCGGCGTGTGGAAGAGGAATCAGGCCTCACCGCCCCCTGGTCCCTCGTCTACCAGTCCCGTTCCGGTGCCCCGCACGTGCCCTGGCTCGAGCCGGACATCAATGACGCCATCGAGGAGCTCGCAGGCCAGGGCGTCAAGGGCATCGTTATTGTGCCCCTCGGCTTCGTCAGCGACCACATGGAAGTCGTGTGGGACCTGGACACGGAAGCCCTGGAAACCTGCGCCAACCTCGGTCTCGCCGCCACCCGCGTCCCGACGCCCGGCACGCACCGGAAGTTCGTCAACGGCATGGTGGACCTGATTTCCGAACGCACCGTTGCCAACAACATCAGCGACCGCCCGGCCGTAACCGCCCTTGGGCCTTGGTATGACGTCTGCCGTCCGGGGTGCTGCGCGAATTTCCGTGGGGAAAAGCCCACCATCGCCGGAGCGGACACCACGGTGGGCACCAGCCACGATGCCTACCCCGGCGAAGCTGTTGCAGGGCAGTCCGGAGCGGCCGGGGGAGCGCTGCAGCAGTGACAGTCCG
Encoded proteins:
- a CDS encoding ferrochelatase, coding for MSPLEGRDPAEVTAVNPVTEAGRMAPKNYDAVLLASFGGPEGQEDVIPFLRNVTRGRGIPDERLEEVSHHYRANGGISPINQQNRELKAALEAELAARGIDLPVLWGNRNWAPYIPETLQDAYDAGHRRLLMITTSAYSCYSSCRQYREDIGMALTETGLDGRLEVDKVRQYFDHPGFVEPFIEGTAAGLAKVREQLAAAGTPDAPVQILFATHSIPTRDADAAGRSEDEPREFEEGSAYVAQHLATASAVIRRVEEESGLTAPWSLVYQSRSGAPHVPWLEPDINDAIEELAGQGVKGIVIVPLGFVSDHMEVVWDLDTEALETCANLGLAATRVPTPGTHRKFVNGMVDLISERTVANNISDRPAVTALGPWYDVCRPGCCANFRGEKPTIAGADTTVGTSHDAYPGEAVAGQSGAAGGALQQ
- the hemG gene encoding protoporphyrinogen oxidase; its protein translation is MASHPAGAQSALVLGGGISGLLSARELAAAGHRVTVLEAGVEWGGCVGSHVVAGLTLDSGAESFATRSDAVAGLARELGLSDRIVAPRPGGAWVQLPDGPRELPKTGVLGIPANPWDPEVRRSLGLLGSLRASLDRVLPASIGTAADVVSVSALVRARMGRRVLERLVEPVVGGVHSADPGLLDVDMVAPGLRAGLRQHGSLAAAVASQRRNSSGPAKAGSAVAGLEGGMHTLVSAMVGDLRGRGVTLLPGMRATSVSRTSEGWRVTAGDKAYDAGLLAVAVDGPAAVGLLEKAVPAIAGKQPGSGPDVQLVTLVLDKPELDRRPRGTGILVAPQTAGIQAKALTHATGKWDWLAAAAGSGRHVIRLSYGRVDGTGNQPGGPVTDDELLAASLRDASALLDVGISRQDVVEWDVVRWRGSLPFAAVGHRAKVTAIREACNADGDLAVVGGWVAGNGLAAVVSDTVTQIRNLAG
- the hemQ gene encoding hydrogen peroxide-dependent heme synthase; translated protein: MSHTSAESVTKTEESAEQFFTLWTVFKRSEALIRNANAAADFEALLDRLAQAGVTHRGSYDVSAMRADADVMVWLHGPKPEALQQAIRDIRRSSLFAGTEIVWSAMGVHREAEFAKNHTPAYSRGVAPAEWLCVYPFVRSYEWYILPDAERGKMLRDHGLLGRDFPQVISNTVSSFALGDWEWILGLEAPELVDLVDLMRHLRATEARNHVREEIPFYTGRRISPAEVAEVLA